Genomic window (Streptomyces sp. SLBN-31):
ACGCAGGCGATCGATCATCCGGTGCGTGGCGTGGAGCGGTGACTCCGTACTGTCGCCGTCGACGGCGATGCCGGCATTGCGGACCGTGATCTCTTCGTCCCAGGCCTCCATTCCCTCGAAGGGGATGGTTTCCCCGTGGACGTAGGGTGGATACGGTCGGTACGTGTTGATCTCGGCGGTGGGCGCTCCGCGGACCAGGATCGGATCGAGATAGAGCCCGTCGCTGAGGATTCGAGTGCTTGTCGGTATGTAACCGACGTCCAGTCCGCAGCGTCGTCGTGCGGACGTGTTCGGCTCCGAGCAGTGCAGGATGTTGGGGTGGTGGATCTCGACATCTCCGGGGTTCAGTTCGACGTCGATGATCCCGCACCGCTCCGACCATTCCTGGACCAGCTTCTCGTCGGAAGCCGAGAACAGCATGTTCGGCGAGTCCGTGCGACGGGTGGGTTGATAGAGCGGCAGACGATGGCTGCCCGGTATCACCCGCAGACAGCCGTTCTCCCGGGTGCACTCGTCGACAGCGATCCACACGGTCAGCGCCCGCATGGGGTCGAGCTTCCAGTAGGCGCCGTCCTGGTGCCACAACACCGGCTGGCCGTCGTAGGGCGGCTTGCATATGTAGTGGGCCGTGAAGCATGCGATGTCGGGCCCGAGGAAGAACTCCGCGATGTCCACCAGCCGAGGGTCGGAGACCAGCCGCACCCAGAAGGCGTCGTTGCGGATCAGCGGGTGATGCAAGTGCTCCGGCCGCAGTTCCGGATACCGTTCGGTGAGCCACGCCACATGCGCCTGTATTTCTTCCACAAGGCTCACGGGAATCGCGTTGCGGATGATGCTGAATCCGTTTTCCTCGTACTCGGCGCGAACTTTGTCCAAGGTGTTCAATGAAACTCCCTTGCTTGCGGTTCTGCGGTTTCCGACGCAATGGTCGTGAGCCGATCAGAAGTTTCTCAGGGCGCTGGATCTGATGACTTTTGAATGCAGCCCGAGACTCGCATGAGGTTAGCGGACGCATCGGCGCGTGCGCCAGAATGTCGAGACCGCCTCGTCCCCTAATACCGTTGATCAAGTGCGGCTGTGCGGTGTCGTGTTGATTTGATCGGGTGCCTGATATGGTCTCGGCGCACATTCGAAATGTGCACCGGTACGGCGCGCCGGGGCTCATCTCTCGGCTTCCGCTGCAGTGCCAGGTCGCTCGGCCGGGAGTCGGCTCGCCGCTCGACGGCGCGATGCGGATGCGATGCGCGGGCGTACGAGTGACAGAAGTTTTCAGTCGAACACTCAGCATGGGCGTGTGAGGTGAGTGAGGCCGTCCGCTTGGGTGTCGGTCGTGTCAGGAAGACACAGACAGGGGAGTGGACCTTGGACGACCTCACGTCGCCGGCCATGATCAGGCCTTTCCGAGCCGCAGGCCGACCTGATCCGTTACCGGTCCCGTCCGCCCAGCTCCGGATCTGGTTCCTCGACCGATTGGCGGGGGGCGCCCCCACCTTCAACCTGTCGATCGTGGTCCGGATGCAGGGCACACTCGACCGTCCCGTGCTCGAGGCGGCGCTGGCCGATGTCGTCGCGCGGCACGAAAGCCTGCGTACCGTTTTCGCCGATGTGGAGGGGTGCCCGGTCAAGCGCGTGTTGGACGAGCGGCAAGCATCGCCGGTCCTTGAGGTCTGCCGCGCAGACCCTTCCGAGCTGGAGCGTGAACTGGCCGTCGCGGCGAAGCGTCCCTTCGATCTGGCGACGGAGCCACCCCTGCGGGCCAGTCTCCTCGAGCTCGCCGAGGATGAGCACGTACTGCTGCTGCTGTTGCACCGCATAGCCTGCGACGGATGGTCGGCGGGCCCCCTCGGCCGGGATCTCGTGGCGTCCTACAACGCCCGGCGTCGCGGTGCCGTCCCGGACCGGTCCCAGCCCGTGGTCCGGGACGCCGATCACTTCGATCACTTCCCAGGCCGACAGCGGAAGCTCGGCGACCCTGCGGACCAAAACAACCTCAAGACCGGGCAGTTGGCGTACTGGCGGACGGCCTTGTCCGGTCTGGGCAACGAGATCGGACTGCCCTTCGACCGCTCTCGTCCTGCGACGCCGAGCTTTGGTGGCGACTCGGTGATGTTCGAGGTGGCATCCGAGGTGCAGGCGCGGCTGGCTGAGCTGGCGCGGCGCAGCGGAACCACGATGTTCACGGTTCTCCATGCCGGGCTCGCCGTGCTGCTCGCCCGCCTGACCGGTGAGCTGGATATCGCGATCGGTACGCCGGTGCCAGGGCGTGTTCGCGACCTGTCGGAGGACCTTGTCGGACACTTCGCGAACACCGTCGTGCTGCGGACCGACCTCGTGGGCAGCCCGACCTTCGCCGATCTGCTCCAGGACGTACACGCGGTTGACTTGGCCGCCTTCGCGCACCAGGACGTCCCGTTCGAGCAGGTCGTCGAGGCGGTCAACCCGGAACGGGTCGTGGGACGCCATCCTTTGGTTCAGGTGTTCATGACGGCGCGGCCACTGGAGCACGCGTGGGGGATGACCGGGCTGCGCACCACTGCGAGGGAGCATCCGTTCGGAGCGGTCGAGTTCGACCTGGGCTTCAATTTCGACACGCGGTACGCGCCTGACGGGACCGCGGTGGGCATCGTCGGCGAGGCACGGTTCAGTACGGACCTGTTCGACCGGACGACCGTGGAAACGATCGTCGATCGGTTGGTCCGAGTCCTCAGCGCGGTGGCCGCGGACGCCACGCTCGCCGTCGGCGATGTCGACATTCTCTCGGCTGCTGAACGCGAGACCCTCCTGAGCGGCTGGAACGACACCGCGACGGAGGTGTGCGCGCAGAGCGTGCCCGAGCTGCTGGAAGTGAGGGCGGCCAAGACACCGGATGCGGTGGCGGTACGGATCGGTGCTGTGGAGTTGACCTACGGCGAGTTGAACGCGAGGGCGAATCGTGTTGCCCGCTGGCTGACACGCCGTGGTGCCGGGCCGGAGTCGGTGGTGGCGCTGTCGATGCCGCGGTCGGTGGATCTCGTCGTCGCGGTCTGGGGAACGCTGAAAGCCGGCGCGGCCTACTGCCCGATAGATCCGGAGTACCCGGCCGAGCGAGTGTCGTTCATGCTGGCGGACTGCGGTGCGCACATCGTGTTGAAGGAGCCCGTGGTCGCCGACGACATGGCGGACACGAACCTGACCAACGCAGACCGTGTCACGCCGTTGTTGCCCGCACATCCCTGCTACGTGATCTACACATCGGGGTCCACCGGTGTGCCGAAGGCCGTGGTGATGCACGGTGCGGCGCTGGTGAACCTGATGAGCTGGTACCGGCGGGCGTCGGAGAAGGAGGGCTGGTCCGCACACCGGACCGCCAACTTCTCGTCGATCAGCTTCGACATGGCGATCATGGAAATCCTCATCTCCACCGTGCGCGGTGGATGTCTGGAGATGCCGCAGGAGGAGGCGCGTCGGGATCTGCACCAGCTGGTGACCTGGCTCGCGGCGAACGAGGTGAACGAGATCTTCGTGCCCAATCTCGTTCTCGCGGCGATCGTCGACGCCAGTCGAGGCGCAGCCGGCGGCCTCCCCCGGCTGCGGCATGTGGTCCAGGGTGGCGAGGCGTTCAGACTCACCGCCGAGTTGGCGGCGTTTCGACGGGCCGCGCCGGACCGTCGCCTGATGAACTACTACGGTCCGACCGAGACTCACGTGGCCACTGCGGCGGTCCTGCCCTCCGATCCCGATGAATGGTCGGCCGAGGCGCCGATAGGGCGGCCGATCGACAACATGCGTACCTACGTGCTCGACCGTTGGCTGAAACCGGTTCCGGTGGGGGTGCCGGGCGAGTTGTACATCGCCGGCGTCCAGTTGGCCCGTGGATACCTCAAGCGAGCGGGCGCCACAGCCGCCCGATACGTTCCCGATCCCTTCGGTGAACCTGGTACGCGGATGTATCGGACCGGGGACGTGGTGCGCTGGCAGGCGGACGGGCAGCTGATGTTCGTCGGCCGCGCGGACGACCAGCTGAAGATCAGGGGTTTCCGCGTCGAGCCAGGGGAGGTGGAGGCGGTCCTGCGACGCCACGAGGAGGTCGTGCAGGTGGCTGTGGTCGCGGTACGCGAGCGCAGCACGGCGGCAAAACGTCTGGTCGCCTACGTCGTGCCGGCGGCCGCGACGCTGACGTCGGCCGTCCTGCGACGCCACGCGGCCGAGTTTCTGCCGCACCACATGGTGCCGAAGATCCGGCTGATCGAGAGCCTGCCGCTGACCCCCAACGGCAAACTCGACCGAGGCGCTCTGCCGGCCCTGACCGAGGAGGCCGGCCGACCCCCCTCCAACCCTGTGGAACGGGAAGTCTGCGGCGCCTTCGCGGAGGTTCTGGGGAAATCGGTGGCCGATGTCGATCAGAACTTCTTCTCGTCGGGCGGCCACTCCCTGGGCGCGCTGCGGGTCGTGCATGGCATAAGGAGGCGCCTGGGGGTGAACCTGCCGGTGTCGGCCGTGTTCGAGTACCCGACGCCGGCCGGAATCGCGCGGGTCCTCGGACGTGCCGAGCGCGTCCGTGCCGTGAACTCGTCCTGAGGCCTTCGACCGGCACGCAGGCTCGCGGATGCGTCTATCGGTGACCCGTGATCCGCACGGCCCGCGGCTGCTCTGCATCGGGCCCGTTTTTCGAGGATGTCAACGGCTGCGGCATTTTCGCGCGCGCATATCACTGAAAACGTCGGGTGAGAAACCACTGCGCTCGAGTTGTGCCGGTACGAAAGAGCGACACTGGACAACCGCACTTCCCGCAAAATATGCTGCGAAGCGTCGCAATGGCCATCGAGAATGGGGGTGGCATCATGTCGTACAACCACTGAAAAAGAAGTGAAGAGCTGGCGTGAATTGCCAGCATTCAGGTGGCGGGACCCTCGAAGAACAAAGAGGGTTTGTGACCTGACGGGGCGTACGTCGTACGCATCTGCCTCTTCGGACGTATGAAATGCGAGCGATGCGGATGCGGGCCGCGTGCGCCCCTGCTCCAGCAATCAAGGGATTTCTTTCCGACCTGCGATCCTAGACGACATCATATTCCGATCGAAGGCGATAAAAGGT
Coding sequences:
- a CDS encoding non-ribosomal peptide synthetase, with the translated sequence MDDLTSPAMIRPFRAAGRPDPLPVPSAQLRIWFLDRLAGGAPTFNLSIVVRMQGTLDRPVLEAALADVVARHESLRTVFADVEGCPVKRVLDERQASPVLEVCRADPSELERELAVAAKRPFDLATEPPLRASLLELAEDEHVLLLLLHRIACDGWSAGPLGRDLVASYNARRRGAVPDRSQPVVRDADHFDHFPGRQRKLGDPADQNNLKTGQLAYWRTALSGLGNEIGLPFDRSRPATPSFGGDSVMFEVASEVQARLAELARRSGTTMFTVLHAGLAVLLARLTGELDIAIGTPVPGRVRDLSEDLVGHFANTVVLRTDLVGSPTFADLLQDVHAVDLAAFAHQDVPFEQVVEAVNPERVVGRHPLVQVFMTARPLEHAWGMTGLRTTAREHPFGAVEFDLGFNFDTRYAPDGTAVGIVGEARFSTDLFDRTTVETIVDRLVRVLSAVAADATLAVGDVDILSAAERETLLSGWNDTATEVCAQSVPELLEVRAAKTPDAVAVRIGAVELTYGELNARANRVARWLTRRGAGPESVVALSMPRSVDLVVAVWGTLKAGAAYCPIDPEYPAERVSFMLADCGAHIVLKEPVVADDMADTNLTNADRVTPLLPAHPCYVIYTSGSTGVPKAVVMHGAALVNLMSWYRRASEKEGWSAHRTANFSSISFDMAIMEILISTVRGGCLEMPQEEARRDLHQLVTWLAANEVNEIFVPNLVLAAIVDASRGAAGGLPRLRHVVQGGEAFRLTAELAAFRRAAPDRRLMNYYGPTETHVATAAVLPSDPDEWSAEAPIGRPIDNMRTYVLDRWLKPVPVGVPGELYIAGVQLARGYLKRAGATAARYVPDPFGEPGTRMYRTGDVVRWQADGQLMFVGRADDQLKIRGFRVEPGEVEAVLRRHEEVVQVAVVAVRERSTAAKRLVAYVVPAAATLTSAVLRRHAAEFLPHHMVPKIRLIESLPLTPNGKLDRGALPALTEEAGRPPSNPVEREVCGAFAEVLGKSVADVDQNFFSSGGHSLGALRVVHGIRRRLGVNLPVSAVFEYPTPAGIARVLGRAERVRAVNSS
- a CDS encoding phytanoyl-CoA dioxygenase family protein yields the protein MNTLDKVRAEYEENGFSIIRNAIPVSLVEEIQAHVAWLTERYPELRPEHLHHPLIRNDAFWVRLVSDPRLVDIAEFFLGPDIACFTAHYICKPPYDGQPVLWHQDGAYWKLDPMRALTVWIAVDECTRENGCLRVIPGSHRLPLYQPTRRTDSPNMLFSASDEKLVQEWSERCGIIDVELNPGDVEIHHPNILHCSEPNTSARRRCGLDVGYIPTSTRILSDGLYLDPILVRGAPTAEINTYRPYPPYVHGETIPFEGMEAWDEEITVRNAGIAVDGDSTESPLHATHRMIDRLREGTVKR